The Echinicola rosea genome has a segment encoding these proteins:
- a CDS encoding peroxiredoxin gives MSLVGKKAPLFSAPAVINGEEIVENFSLEQYVGKQEVIFYFYPKDFTFVCPTEILAFQEKLAEFEKRGVAVVGASCDTEETHLAWLATPKANGGIEGVTYPLVADPAKTIAHNFGVLAGEWNYNEEGELIYEGAPVAFRGSFLIDKEGVVRHETINDLPLGRNIDEMIRLVDALHHVEKHGEVCPANWEEGKEAMKATKEGVSEYLAKN, from the coding sequence ATGTCATTAGTAGGAAAAAAAGCCCCATTATTTAGCGCACCAGCAGTAATCAATGGTGAAGAAATCGTCGAAAACTTCTCTTTGGAGCAGTATGTCGGTAAGCAAGAAGTGATCTTCTATTTCTATCCAAAAGATTTCACTTTTGTGTGTCCTACTGAGATCCTGGCTTTCCAAGAGAAATTGGCCGAATTCGAAAAAAGAGGCGTAGCCGTAGTAGGTGCTTCTTGCGACACAGAAGAAACCCACCTTGCATGGTTGGCCACTCCTAAGGCTAACGGTGGTATCGAAGGGGTTACTTATCCTTTGGTAGCTGATCCAGCTAAAACCATCGCCCATAACTTCGGCGTGTTGGCCGGTGAGTGGAACTATAACGAAGAAGGTGAATTGATCTATGAAGGTGCTCCAGTGGCATTCAGAGGATCATTCCTAATCGATAAAGAAGGCGTGGTAAGACACGAAACCATCAATGACCTTCCGCTTGGAAGAAACATCGACGAGATGATCAGATTGGTAGATGCCCTTCATCACGTAGAAAAGCACGGTGAGGTATGCCCTGCCAACTGGGAAGAGGGTAAGGAAGCCATGAAAGCGACCAAAGAAGGTGTATCTGAATACCTTGCGAAAAACTAA
- a CDS encoding 3-deoxy-D-manno-octulosonic acid transferase produces the protein MSNLVDYRLDQKTAVRIRSFTCFLLFLGMKVLYDFSVWAFSGVLKMASGGDSKLARLVKGRKPVFDQVTAFRKNFSGEVAWFHVASLGEYEQAKPVIAKLKQACPAMAVLVTFFSPSGYENVIKKNQPNVDGVTYLPFDTEGNAKQFLTLVKPSVVFFVKYDLWANFIFEAKKRNVPLFLFSASLRKEQVYFQFYGGFFRKVLKCFDHIYTQNVQTQQLLKKIGIPQATVTGDTRYDNVQSISQSPKVFPEIEALFKDKKVMVVGSAWQEDMDVLLPFINSHADYHYIIAPHDIDVGQIAGWQKQIKHQSIRYSELADNPSKDINVLFIDNIGMLSSLYQYARAAYVGGAFGKGLHNILEPLAFHIPVLFGKLRKVSKFPEAGISQQYGCGFEVENAEAFEKIVLALDEKETYTKAVAAAEQLVRDNLGSADKIIKGVLNNVQWNKKEG, from the coding sequence ATGAGCAATTTGGTGGATTACAGGCTTGATCAGAAAACTGCTGTCCGTATAAGGTCGTTTACCTGCTTCTTGCTATTTTTGGGTATGAAGGTACTGTATGATTTTTCGGTTTGGGCTTTTTCAGGCGTACTGAAGATGGCCAGTGGAGGGGATTCTAAATTGGCCAGGCTGGTAAAGGGCAGGAAGCCTGTTTTTGATCAGGTGACAGCTTTCAGGAAGAATTTTTCTGGCGAAGTAGCGTGGTTTCACGTGGCCTCGTTGGGCGAATACGAACAAGCGAAGCCTGTCATTGCCAAGTTAAAGCAAGCGTGTCCGGCGATGGCGGTCTTGGTGACTTTTTTCAGTCCCAGTGGTTATGAAAATGTCATAAAAAAAAACCAGCCAAATGTGGATGGGGTGACTTACCTGCCTTTTGATACAGAAGGGAATGCCAAGCAGTTTTTGACCTTGGTGAAGCCTTCTGTAGTGTTTTTTGTGAAGTATGACCTATGGGCCAATTTTATCTTTGAAGCCAAGAAAAGGAATGTACCGTTGTTCTTGTTTTCAGCATCACTACGAAAAGAACAGGTTTATTTTCAGTTTTATGGAGGGTTTTTCAGAAAGGTCTTGAAGTGCTTTGACCATATTTACACCCAAAATGTCCAAACGCAGCAACTGTTGAAGAAAATTGGGATTCCCCAGGCTACCGTGACAGGAGATACCCGTTATGACAATGTCCAGTCCATTAGCCAATCACCAAAAGTGTTTCCTGAAATCGAAGCACTTTTCAAGGATAAGAAAGTGATGGTAGTAGGAAGTGCCTGGCAAGAAGACATGGATGTGCTCTTGCCTTTCATAAATAGCCATGCCGATTATCATTATATCATTGCGCCACATGATATTGATGTGGGGCAAATAGCCGGCTGGCAAAAGCAAATCAAACACCAATCAATCAGGTATTCTGAATTGGCCGATAATCCCTCGAAAGACATCAACGTGCTCTTTATCGATAACATTGGCATGCTGTCTTCTCTATACCAGTATGCCAGGGCTGCCTATGTGGGCGGAGCATTTGGTAAAGGCCTGCATAATATTTTGGAACCCTTGGCTTTTCATATCCCGGTCCTTTTTGGCAAGCTCAGGAAGGTGAGTAAATTTCCTGAAGCGGGGATTAGCCAGCAATACGGCTGTGGCTTTGAGGTGGAGAATGCCGAAGCATTTGAAAAAATAGTCTTAGCTTTGGACGAAAAGGAAACCTACACAAAAGCTGTGGCTGCGGCCGAACAACTGGTCAGGGACAACCTGGGCAGCGCGGATAAAATCATCAAAGGGGTATTAAATAACGTCCAATGGAACAAAAAGGAAGGGTAA
- the rsgA gene encoding ribosome small subunit-dependent GTPase A, whose protein sequence is MEQKGRVIKSTGSWYEVETDAGLVKARLRGKFKQDDLKLTNPIAVGDFVLLAKEENQESAVISSILPRENYIIRKSTRKHNFSHILASNIDQAFLVVTLRQPRTSLGFIDRFIVSTESFRIPTTIVINKMDLINKEKDKEFLQDIREIYEPLGYPVLEISTLNDEGLKGRFMPSLEGKSTLLSGHSGVGKSSLLNKVVPEASQSTKEISSFTSKGVHTTTFAEMFPLAGGGYLIDTPGIKEFGILDIDDQELSHYFVEMRKYLGQCKYNNCKHINEPGCKVLEVLEEGYIHPYRYDSYVKILNEEDTFR, encoded by the coding sequence ATGGAACAAAAAGGAAGGGTAATAAAATCCACAGGCAGTTGGTATGAAGTAGAAACAGATGCCGGTCTGGTGAAAGCCCGTTTGAGGGGCAAGTTTAAGCAGGACGATCTGAAGCTTACCAATCCCATTGCGGTGGGTGATTTTGTGCTGTTGGCCAAAGAGGAAAACCAGGAGAGTGCAGTGATTTCAAGCATATTGCCTCGGGAAAACTACATCATCCGTAAATCCACCAGGAAGCATAACTTTTCGCATATCCTGGCCTCCAATATTGATCAGGCATTTTTGGTGGTGACGCTGAGGCAGCCGCGGACTTCATTGGGATTTATCGATCGGTTTATTGTGAGTACGGAGAGTTTCAGGATTCCGACGACGATTGTGATAAACAAGATGGACCTTATTAATAAAGAGAAGGATAAGGAGTTTCTTCAGGATATCCGTGAGATTTATGAGCCATTGGGTTACCCTGTATTGGAGATATCTACCCTCAATGATGAAGGACTCAAGGGGAGGTTTATGCCCAGTTTGGAAGGCAAGTCCACCTTGCTCAGTGGACATTCTGGCGTGGGGAAGTCCTCTTTGCTCAATAAGGTCGTTCCTGAAGCTTCTCAGTCCACCAAGGAGATCTCCTCTTTCACCTCAAAAGGAGTGCATACCACTACTTTTGCAGAAATGTTTCCGCTGGCTGGAGGAGGCTACTTGATCGACACTCCCGGGATCAAGGAATTTGGAATTTTGGATATTGACGACCAAGAACTTTCGCACTATTTTGTGGAGATGAGGAAGTACCTCGGGCAGTGCAAGTACAATAATTGCAAACACATCAATGAACCTGGGTGCAAGGTTTTGGAGGTGCTGGAGGAAGGGTATATTCATCCCTATCGCTATGACAGCTATGTGAAGATTTTGAATGAAGAGGATACTTTCAGATAA
- a CDS encoding phosphoribosyltransferase family protein produces MSEIKTLVLNHKQIHQKIVRIAYEIYERNAGEQALVFAGVTGMGSVLAGILADKVREISPLAIQQIEVSLDKFTKEQPEITVSPAVDLTDQCLVIIDDVLNSGRTLTYVMEPFVKYAVKQIEIAVLVNRSHKKFPVSADYTGYELATTLSENIEVHLDDHDSTVYLQ; encoded by the coding sequence ATGAGTGAGATAAAGACATTAGTACTGAACCATAAGCAAATCCATCAAAAGATCGTAAGGATCGCCTATGAAATTTATGAAAGGAACGCTGGCGAGCAGGCATTGGTCTTTGCAGGTGTGACAGGGATGGGCAGCGTGTTGGCGGGGATATTGGCCGATAAGGTCAGGGAGATTTCCCCATTGGCAATACAGCAGATTGAGGTTTCCTTGGATAAATTTACCAAAGAGCAGCCTGAAATCACGGTAAGTCCTGCGGTGGATTTGACCGATCAGTGCCTTGTGATCATAGACGATGTGCTGAACTCCGGCCGTACGCTTACCTATGTGATGGAGCCTTTTGTGAAGTATGCTGTCAAGCAGATTGAGATTGCTGTTTTGGTCAATCGGAGTCACAAGAAATTCCCGGTATCCGCTGATTATACAGGTTATGAACTGGCCACCACATTAAGTGAAAATATAGAGGTGCACTTGGATGACCACGATTCGACTGTTTATCTTCAATAG
- the panB gene encoding 3-methyl-2-oxobutanoate hydroxymethyltransferase, which yields MSVHQSSNVKRITTHVLQEMKTRGEKISMLTAYDFSMAGILDGAGLDIILVGDSASNVMAGHETTLPITLDQMIYHASSVVRAVKRALVVVDIPFGSYQGNSSEALRSAIRIMKESGAHAVKVEGGAEIKESVVRILSAGVPVMGHLGLTPQSIYKFGTYTVRAKEEDEATKLIADAKVLEECGCFAITLEKIPAQLAKKVAETVSIPVIGIGAGPYVDGQVLVVHDMLGITQEFKPRFLRQYADLRGIMTEAVEGYIKDVKANDFPNEKESY from the coding sequence ATGTCCGTACACCAGTCCTCCAATGTCAAGAGAATTACGACCCACGTCTTACAGGAAATGAAGACACGCGGTGAAAAAATTTCCATGTTGACCGCTTATGATTTTTCGATGGCGGGGATTTTGGATGGTGCCGGATTGGATATCATTTTGGTGGGGGATTCCGCTTCCAATGTCATGGCGGGACATGAAACCACATTGCCCATCACGCTGGATCAGATGATCTATCACGCTTCTTCTGTAGTGCGTGCAGTAAAACGAGCATTGGTCGTGGTGGACATTCCCTTTGGTTCCTATCAGGGCAACTCCTCCGAGGCACTTCGATCTGCGATCAGGATTATGAAAGAATCAGGAGCACATGCGGTGAAAGTAGAAGGAGGAGCTGAGATCAAGGAGTCAGTCGTACGGATATTGAGTGCAGGTGTGCCGGTGATGGGGCATTTGGGGCTTACACCACAGTCCATTTATAAGTTCGGTACTTATACGGTAAGGGCAAAAGAGGAAGATGAAGCGACTAAATTGATTGCTGACGCCAAGGTGTTGGAGGAATGTGGCTGTTTTGCGATCACGCTGGAGAAGATTCCTGCGCAGCTCGCCAAAAAAGTGGCCGAAACAGTATCCATACCGGTCATTGGGATAGGAGCGGGACCTTATGTGGATGGCCAAGTGCTTGTGGTACATGACATGCTGGGGATTACCCAAGAGTTTAAGCCGCGTTTTTTAAGGCAGTATGCTGATTTACGCGGTATCATGACAGAAGCCGTGGAAGGCTATATCAAGGACGTCAAAGCAAATGACTTTCCGAACGAGAAGGAGAGTTATTGA
- a CDS encoding NADP-dependent isocitrate dehydrogenase, which yields MTTTKTPKILYTLTDEAPALATYSLLPIIKSFTDSAGVVVETRDISLSGRIIANFPEYLKEDQRISDALAELGEIAKTPEANIVKLPNISASIPQLKAAIKELQEKGYALPDYPDEPKDQEEKGVKAKYDKIKGSAVNPVLREGNSDRRAPQAVKQFARNNPHSMGAWSADSKSHVASMPEGDFYGSEQSLTMSAAGTVKIQLEANDGSVTVLKDALELQEGEVIDSSVMSVKKLQAFLAEQKEDAKAKGILFSLHMKATMMKVSDPIIFGHAVKVFFAPVFEKHAATIKELGVDVNNGFGDLVSSLEKLPADKRKEIEADIEACFAESPDLAMVNSHKGITNLHVPSDVIIDASMPAMIRTSGQMWNKNDALQDTKAIIPDRSYAGVYQETIDFCKKHGAFDPTTMGSVPNVGLMAQKAEEYGSHDKTFEAAADGAIKVLNAAGETLMEHKVEKGDIFRMCQTKDAPIQDWVKLAVNRARSSNTPAVFWLDENRAHDAQLIQKVNQYLPQHDTAGLDIRILSPVEATRFSLERIKEGKDTISVTGNVLRDYLTDLFPILELGTSAKMLSIVPLMNGGGLFETGAGGSAPKHVQQFVEEGHLRWDSLGEFLALAVSLEHLGETFDNKRAIVLGKTLDTATGKFLENGKSPSRKVNELDNRGSHYYLAMYWAEALANQDEDAALKEIFTKVAKAMEEKEEQVIAELNGAQGSPVDIGGYFKPAEDKTSKAMRPSQTLNGILEMVVASA from the coding sequence ATGACCACTACAAAAACACCGAAGATCCTTTATACACTGACCGACGAGGCACCAGCTTTGGCAACCTATTCTTTGTTGCCGATCATCAAATCATTTACCGATTCAGCGGGTGTTGTTGTCGAGACCAGGGACATCTCCCTATCTGGCAGGATCATCGCCAATTTTCCGGAGTACCTGAAAGAGGATCAGCGCATTAGTGATGCTTTGGCCGAGTTGGGTGAGATTGCCAAAACACCAGAGGCCAATATCGTGAAGCTGCCCAATATCAGTGCATCCATTCCGCAGTTGAAAGCAGCAATTAAGGAATTGCAGGAGAAAGGCTATGCCCTTCCGGATTATCCTGATGAGCCAAAGGACCAAGAAGAAAAAGGTGTAAAGGCCAAGTATGATAAAATCAAAGGAAGTGCGGTAAATCCCGTTTTAAGGGAAGGGAATTCAGATCGGAGGGCTCCGCAGGCCGTGAAGCAATTCGCACGAAACAATCCCCACAGCATGGGAGCGTGGAGTGCCGACAGCAAGTCCCATGTGGCGAGCATGCCAGAAGGAGACTTCTATGGTAGTGAGCAATCGCTGACTATGTCCGCGGCAGGTACCGTAAAGATCCAGTTGGAAGCCAACGATGGCTCGGTGACGGTACTGAAAGATGCATTGGAGCTCCAGGAAGGAGAGGTGATCGATTCTTCCGTGATGAGTGTCAAAAAGCTGCAGGCCTTCTTGGCCGAGCAAAAAGAAGATGCCAAAGCCAAGGGCATTTTGTTTTCGCTCCACATGAAGGCGACCATGATGAAGGTTTCTGACCCGATTATTTTCGGTCATGCTGTGAAGGTGTTTTTTGCTCCAGTATTTGAAAAGCATGCCGCCACCATAAAGGAACTTGGTGTGGATGTAAACAATGGCTTCGGAGACCTGGTGAGTTCACTGGAAAAACTTCCGGCGGACAAGCGAAAAGAAATTGAAGCAGACATAGAAGCATGTTTTGCTGAAAGTCCTGATTTGGCAATGGTTAATTCCCATAAAGGCATCACTAACCTTCACGTGCCGAGTGATGTGATCATCGATGCTTCCATGCCGGCCATGATCCGGACTTCGGGTCAGATGTGGAACAAAAATGATGCGCTTCAAGATACGAAGGCCATCATTCCAGATCGTTCTTATGCGGGTGTTTATCAAGAGACAATTGATTTCTGTAAGAAACACGGTGCATTTGATCCGACGACCATGGGCAGCGTGCCCAATGTAGGATTGATGGCTCAGAAGGCAGAAGAGTACGGTTCCCACGATAAGACCTTCGAAGCGGCTGCTGATGGGGCAATTAAAGTGCTGAATGCTGCCGGAGAAACCTTGATGGAGCATAAGGTCGAAAAAGGCGATATCTTCAGGATGTGCCAGACCAAAGATGCTCCTATCCAAGACTGGGTGAAATTGGCCGTAAACCGTGCCCGATCCAGCAATACCCCGGCTGTGTTCTGGTTGGATGAAAACAGGGCACACGATGCGCAGTTGATCCAAAAGGTAAACCAGTATCTTCCTCAGCATGATACAGCTGGGTTGGACATCAGAATCCTTTCACCGGTGGAAGCTACGCGGTTCTCACTAGAGCGAATCAAGGAAGGAAAAGACACCATCTCTGTGACAGGTAATGTGCTAAGGGATTATTTGACGGACCTTTTCCCGATTTTAGAATTGGGCACGTCGGCAAAAATGCTGTCCATTGTACCATTGATGAATGGTGGCGGCTTGTTCGAAACAGGTGCCGGTGGATCTGCGCCGAAGCACGTGCAGCAGTTTGTTGAAGAAGGCCATTTAAGGTGGGATTCCTTGGGTGAATTCTTGGCATTGGCCGTCTCATTGGAGCACCTTGGTGAGACATTTGATAACAAGAGGGCCATTGTGCTGGGTAAAACCTTGGATACTGCCACCGGTAAATTCCTGGAAAACGGAAAGTCACCCTCCCGTAAAGTCAATGAGCTTGACAACAGAGGAAGTCATTATTACTTGGCCATGTACTGGGCAGAAGCGCTTGCCAACCAAGATGAAGATGCTGCTCTGAAGGAGATCTTTACCAAAGTGGCCAAAGCCATGGAAGAGAAAGAAGAGCAGGTAATTGCTGAACTGAACGGTGCCCAGGGAAGCCCTGTGGATATCGGTGGTTATTTCAAGCCAGCAGAGGATAAAACCTCCAAGGCCATGCGTCCAAGCCAGACCTTAAATGGAATTTTGGAAATGGTCGTGGCGAGTGCTTAA
- a CDS encoding 3-keto-disaccharide hydrolase, giving the protein MKKTILSLSVISLMAAACGSAENGNTENESVKEEVALKTETSSKGEWTKLFNGQNLDGWTTYNKETVGPAWKVEDGVLYLDASNKENWQVNGGGDIVTEKAYDNFHLKLDWKISENGNSGIIFLVQELDKYKHSWNTGPEYQLLDNDGHPDGKIEKHRTGDLYDLIKATEEAENPVGEWNTSEIIIDQGKLTFILNGVKTVETTLWDDSWKELIANSKFKNTEGFGQYQKGKIALQDHGNNIWFKNIMIKEL; this is encoded by the coding sequence ATGAAAAAAACGATATTATCCCTATCTGTAATCAGCCTTATGGCCGCAGCATGTGGTTCTGCTGAGAACGGAAACACTGAAAACGAATCCGTCAAAGAAGAAGTAGCGCTAAAAACTGAAACATCCTCCAAGGGAGAATGGACCAAGCTTTTCAATGGCCAAAACCTCGACGGATGGACCACCTATAATAAAGAAACCGTGGGTCCTGCTTGGAAAGTGGAGGATGGCGTGCTCTATCTGGACGCTTCCAATAAAGAAAACTGGCAAGTAAATGGTGGCGGAGATATCGTTACTGAAAAGGCCTATGATAACTTCCACTTGAAACTGGATTGGAAGATATCTGAAAACGGGAACAGCGGCATCATATTTTTGGTACAGGAACTGGATAAATATAAACATTCCTGGAATACTGGGCCTGAATACCAACTGCTGGACAACGACGGTCATCCCGATGGCAAAATCGAAAAACACCGTACAGGTGACCTTTACGACCTGATCAAAGCTACTGAGGAAGCTGAAAATCCTGTTGGCGAATGGAACACCTCCGAAATCATCATCGACCAAGGTAAGTTAACCTTTATCCTAAATGGCGTAAAAACAGTTGAAACCACGCTTTGGGACGATAGCTGGAAGGAACTTATTGCCAATAGTAAATTCAAAAACACGGAAGGCTTTGGCCAATACCAAAAAGGCAAAATCGCCCTGCAAGACCATGGAAACAACATCTGGTTTAAGAATATTATGATCAAGGAGTTGTAG
- a CDS encoding c-type cytochrome has product MNLSKLASAGAIALAGVAYACGGGSDTKSEETTATTETAAPKKDMSFDEMYKDNPDYVDGLALVKESDCPSCHMVERKIVGPAYKDVAEKYESTDENIETLAKRVIEGNNGVWGQVPMPAHPGLSEDDAKKMVKYVLMLKK; this is encoded by the coding sequence ATGAACTTAAGTAAATTAGCCAGCGCAGGTGCTATCGCACTTGCAGGAGTGGCCTACGCTTGTGGCGGTGGGTCAGACACAAAATCAGAAGAAACGACGGCAACAACTGAAACAGCAGCCCCTAAAAAGGACATGAGCTTTGACGAAATGTACAAAGACAATCCCGATTATGTCGATGGCCTGGCCTTGGTAAAGGAGTCTGACTGCCCTAGCTGCCATATGGTGGAAAGAAAAATCGTAGGTCCCGCCTATAAAGATGTGGCCGAAAAATATGAAAGCACCGACGAAAACATCGAGACCCTTGCCAAAAGAGTAATCGAAGGAAATAACGGGGTTTGGGGACAAGTCCCCATGCCTGCTCACCCGGGCCTTTCTGAAGACGATGCCAAGAAAATGGTGAAATACGTCCTAATGCTCAAGAAATAA
- a CDS encoding sugar phosphate isomerase/epimerase family protein, giving the protein MKTIKGPALFLAQFVDDQAPFNSLKSICEWAASIGYKAVQIPSWDGRLMDLKKAAEDKNYADEIQKTVQDAGLEISELSTHLQGQLVAINPAYNELFDAFAPEELKGDLKGKSAWATQQLMYAAKASKNLGLTKHGTFSGALMWHTVYPWPQRPAGLVEAGFEELAKRWIPILDEFDKNGVDLCYELHPGEDLHDGVTFEMFLEKVNHHPRANILYDPSHFVLQCLDYVQFIDFYKDRIKMFHVKDAEFNPTGKQGVYGGYQSWIDRAGRFRSLGDGQVDFNAIFSKLSQYGFDGWAVLEWECAIKHPEAGAIEGAKFISEKIIRVTEKSFDDFASAGTDDALNKKVLGI; this is encoded by the coding sequence ATGAAGACCATCAAAGGCCCTGCGTTATTTTTAGCGCAATTTGTAGATGACCAAGCACCCTTCAACAGCCTCAAAAGCATCTGTGAATGGGCAGCGAGCATAGGCTACAAGGCCGTTCAGATACCTTCTTGGGACGGCAGACTAATGGATTTGAAAAAAGCAGCAGAAGACAAAAACTATGCTGATGAAATTCAAAAAACTGTACAGGATGCCGGTTTGGAAATCTCCGAACTGAGCACTCACCTCCAGGGGCAACTCGTCGCAATCAATCCTGCTTATAATGAATTGTTTGATGCATTTGCTCCCGAGGAGCTTAAAGGAGACCTCAAAGGCAAATCAGCCTGGGCCACACAACAACTCATGTATGCTGCCAAAGCATCCAAAAATTTGGGACTGACCAAGCATGGCACCTTCAGTGGCGCCCTGATGTGGCACACCGTTTACCCTTGGCCACAACGTCCAGCAGGGTTGGTAGAAGCAGGATTTGAGGAGTTGGCCAAAAGGTGGATTCCTATTTTAGATGAATTTGATAAAAATGGTGTAGATTTATGCTATGAATTACACCCGGGAGAAGACCTGCATGACGGAGTGACGTTTGAGATGTTCCTGGAGAAAGTAAACCACCACCCCAGGGCCAATATCCTTTATGATCCGAGCCACTTCGTATTGCAGTGCTTGGATTATGTGCAATTCATCGATTTCTACAAAGACAGGATCAAGATGTTTCATGTCAAAGACGCAGAATTCAATCCTACAGGAAAACAAGGCGTCTATGGTGGCTACCAAAGCTGGATCGACCGTGCCGGAAGGTTCCGCTCACTCGGTGACGGACAGGTGGACTTCAATGCCATCTTCAGTAAATTGTCCCAGTACGGATTTGATGGCTGGGCAGTTTTGGAATGGGAATGTGCCATCAAGCACCCTGAAGCGGGAGCAATCGAAGGAGCTAAATTTATCAGTGAAAAAATCATCAGGGTAACGGAAAAGTCCTTTGACGATTTTGCCTCTGCAGGTACTGACGATGCGCTCAACAAAAAAGTGCTAGGAATTTAA
- a CDS encoding Gfo/Idh/MocA family protein, with protein sequence MNHRKLRMGMIGGGPGSFIGAVHRIAANMDGKIELVAGAFSSKPEKSEQAGKELSLDSSRVYQSYDEMYEKEKQLPEGERIDFVSIVTPNHVHFDPTIKALQNGFHVVLDKPMTLTLDEAKQLEKTIEQTGMLFCLTHTYTGYPMVKEARQLIANGTLGNIRKVYVEYPQGWLWKDFSDEGNKQAAWRTDPKKSGVAGCMGDIGTHAMNLAEYVSGLKLDKLCADLNTIVDGRTLDDDGIVLLKFDNGASGVLMASQVASGAENNLKIRVYGDKAGLEWQQEDANSLILRHPEQPDQIYRAGGNVPYLSSYALANTRTPAGHPEGYLEAFANHYNNFTKTLLAKINGQTPEKEWLDFPGADDGVRGMAFIEQVVKSGQSEQKWTKLEV encoded by the coding sequence ATGAATCATCGTAAACTCCGAATGGGTATGATCGGTGGAGGACCGGGCTCATTCATAGGAGCCGTACACCGTATCGCCGCCAATATGGACGGAAAAATTGAATTGGTAGCAGGAGCATTCAGTAGCAAGCCTGAAAAATCCGAGCAGGCAGGAAAGGAACTCTCCCTCGACAGCAGCCGTGTCTATCAATCATACGATGAAATGTATGAAAAAGAAAAACAACTTCCCGAGGGAGAAAGAATAGACTTTGTCAGTATCGTGACACCAAACCACGTACACTTCGACCCGACCATCAAGGCCCTTCAAAATGGTTTTCATGTGGTCCTGGACAAACCCATGACCCTTACACTGGACGAAGCCAAGCAGTTGGAAAAGACCATTGAGCAAACCGGCATGCTGTTTTGCCTCACCCATACTTACACTGGCTATCCGATGGTAAAGGAAGCCCGGCAGCTCATCGCCAATGGCACCTTGGGAAACATCAGAAAAGTGTATGTTGAGTACCCTCAAGGCTGGCTTTGGAAGGATTTTTCTGATGAAGGAAACAAACAAGCGGCTTGGCGTACAGATCCTAAAAAAAGTGGCGTAGCCGGCTGCATGGGTGATATCGGCACACATGCCATGAACCTGGCCGAATATGTCAGTGGATTGAAGCTCGATAAGCTCTGCGCTGACCTCAACACCATCGTCGATGGCAGGACACTGGATGATGATGGAATCGTCCTCCTGAAGTTTGACAACGGTGCCTCCGGAGTCCTCATGGCCAGCCAAGTGGCATCCGGCGCTGAAAACAACCTCAAAATAAGGGTATATGGAGACAAGGCAGGACTGGAATGGCAACAGGAAGACGCCAATTCCCTGATCCTCCGCCACCCCGAACAACCCGATCAGATTTACCGCGCAGGAGGCAATGTGCCCTATCTTTCCAGTTATGCCCTGGCCAACACCAGAACTCCAGCCGGCCATCCGGAAGGCTATTTAGAGGCTTTTGCCAATCATTATAACAATTTTACAAAAACCTTATTGGCCAAAATAAACGGTCAAACACCTGAAAAAGAATGGCTGGATTTCCCGGGCGCCGATGATGGGGTGAGGGGCATGGCCTTTATCGAGCAAGTCGTAAAAAGTGGCCAGTCTGAGCAAAAATGGACAAAACTTGAAGTTTAG